Part of the Listeria innocua genome is shown below.
AACTTCTCTAACAACTGAAATTCACCTGCATTATCTGTATAAATTTCAGCCGGATATAAACTTCCTCCTGCTAAATCACCAAAAAAGTCAACATTTAGCGCACTTTCTGGCTTAATATGTAGCGCAAAAGAAGTATCTAATTCAATTAATCCGCCATTTTCCAGTTCAATAAAGCCGAATAAAGAATCCTCTACCGTATATTTTTCCGGATCCCATGAACCAAATGTTCCCGCACTTTTCTTGGTTCCGATTTTTTGAAAACTTTTTGCCGTTACTTTCTTCACTTTTGGAAAGCCAAGGACAAACATCGCCGCGTCGAGCATATGAATTCCCATATCAATCAGCGGACCGCCGCCTTGCATTTCTTTATTCGTAAAAGTTCCCCAACCTGGCACACCAGAACGACGAAGCGCGGTTGCTTTCACACAATAAATTTCACCTAAAAGCGCCGAATTTTTCTTTAAAAACTGTGCTTCACTAGAAAAACGATGATGAAAATCATACGCTAAAATAGCTTCTTTTTCCTTAGCAAGATCCCACATCGCCTTCGCTTCTGCTGCACTCATTGCGGGTGGTTTTTCACACATAACCGCAGCCCCGTGCCTAAGAGACAACATCACATTATCAAAATGAAACCGATTAGGCGTACAAATACTAACTATATCAATTTTTTCTGTAGCAAACATTTCCTCCGCCGTGGCATAATGCTTCAAAAAACCATTGTTTGAACGAAACTCTTCGCCTCGTTCCATACTAGGATCACATACTGCCACAAGTTCGAGCTCATTTCTTGTCTTATAATATGCCGCATGAACCTTCTCAGCGACTTGTCCTGCTCCTATGATTGCAACTCTTTTCTTCATATCCGAAACTCCTTTTAGAAAAATCCGTCCGCTTTGATTGGGACGGATTTTCTATTTTAAATTAAACAGCTTTTTAAATGTGCCAACGCATCTTTATAAGCTTGTTCAGGATTTTCACTACGAACACGACATTCAAAAGTTAAAAATCCGCTGTAACCATTCTTTTTCAGTTGATCAAAACTTGTTTTAAAATCAAGGCTGCCGCTTCCTGGTTGATAGCGATGATTGTCAGCAACATGAATATGACCAATGGAATCTTTATGCTCTTCAAGCGCAGTTGGAATGCTATCTTCTTCAATATTCATATGATAGAAGTCAGCGATAATTTCTACATTTTTAAGTTCATTTTCATCAATATATTTCTGCGCATCACTTAGCAAATTAATCATGTGATCTTGGTATCTGTTAAGTGGCTCAAGATAAACTTTCGTCCCAGTTTCACCAGCAATTTTATCCAAATAAATTAACGACTCGCTCACTGCTTTGAAATCTCCGGCTTGGCTACGCGGCGAAACCATTGGTGGAAGACGATAAGTGAACATTCCCCACGCCGCTGGAACAACAATCCCTTGCCCGCCAACTTCTGCTAAAGCTTCTAAAATTGCCTTAATTTCTTCTAAACCGTTCAGTCTGCGCTCTTCAATGAAGTCACCAATCCAGCCGTCATAACCGCCACATGCAGTACTAACAGGTAGCCCCGTTTTCTTGATAGCACTCTTCACTTCATCCAAATTCTCAACAAGCAATTTACCATCAATTTCAAAACCTTCAAAGCCCATTTCTTTTACATAAGCAAATTTTTCTTCTATATTTTCTGGGAAAAATGCTTGGTTCTGTGTGCCTAATTTCATTATTATCGCTCCTTAAAGGGTAATCCCCATTTTAATACTTAAATCAGGTTGTTGGTCGACATATTTCATGTAGCTCTCAGCTGAATCAGCGAATGGAACAACTGGATCAATGATGTCCGTACAATCTAAGTAACCGTTCATCAGTAATTCCCAACAAGTTTCCTCGATACGCTTACGATCCCAGCGCGGATAATCCGGATTTGGTTCACTAGCCGCACGTGAAAAGACGATTTTCGCATTGTTAAAATGAGCTTCCCGCCCAAGGTTAAATCCTTCTGGGAAAGGTTTCGCGAAGGCTACATAAGAAATTGTTCCGCCGTAAGCAATTCCGCGTAGTGCTGCTTGAAGTGCCGCCGCGTTCCCGCTTGTTTCAATAATCGAATCCGCACCCAGCTTACCAGTCAGACGTTTTACTTCTAAACCAACATCTGTCGTAATCGGATCAAAAG
Proteins encoded:
- a CDS encoding Gfo/Idh/MocA family protein codes for the protein MKKRVAIIGAGQVAEKVHAAYYKTRNELELVAVCDPSMERGEEFRSNNGFLKHYATAEEMFATEKIDIVSICTPNRFHFDNVMLSLRHGAAVMCEKPPAMSAAEAKAMWDLAKEKEAILAYDFHHRFSSEAQFLKKNSALLGEIYCVKATALRRSGVPGWGTFTNKEMQGGGPLIDMGIHMLDAAMFVLGFPKVKKVTAKSFQKIGTKKSAGTFGSWDPEKYTVEDSLFGFIELENGGLIELDTSFALHIKPESALNVDFFGDLAGGSLYPAEIYTDNAGEFQLLEKLGQLEENKHENSMKAFVDSVLGAGKVELAGAEQGYIIQKIVESLYESAEKGESVFL
- a CDS encoding sugar phosphate isomerase/epimerase family protein: MKLGTQNQAFFPENIEEKFAYVKEMGFEGFEIDGKLLVENLDEVKSAIKKTGLPVSTACGGYDGWIGDFIEERRLNGLEEIKAILEALAEVGGQGIVVPAAWGMFTYRLPPMVSPRSQAGDFKAVSESLIYLDKIAGETGTKVYLEPLNRYQDHMINLLSDAQKYIDENELKNVEIIADFYHMNIEEDSIPTALEEHKDSIGHIHVADNHRYQPGSGSLDFKTSFDQLKKNGYSGFLTFECRVRSENPEQAYKDALAHLKSCLI